One window of the Ciona intestinalis unplaced genomic scaffold, KH HT000174.2, whole genome shotgun sequence genome contains the following:
- the LOC100180583 gene encoding solute carrier organic anion transporter family member 4C1-like translates to MGKVAEKINGKACADDENLDSKSNSNEKEKLPKSNEIKSSTSSDIIEDEEDELEGGRFGYGRFTPDWLQCCNNAKGFLVGYSFFVIVQGMLVNGFVNVSITTLEKRFGLQSSETGIISVGYDIAFCILTMFVTYFGNRSHRPRIIAIGAFILGLGALMFFLPHFTTGLYSYEDGFETLCTGKEGSDGCTSSSSYLSNYVYVFIFAQIIHGIGCTPLYTLGLAVIEDSVPKESASLYLGIGNAASIFGPVLGYGVGGIVLGIWVDFDKVASDEITLTPVDPRWVGAWWLGIMISMACAFLLVIPFAGFPRQFKGTAKYRRMKTAEVDKDTGGEVAKNENFGNSYKDFPKALLMLAKNKTYVLVTLADCSEAILLSGFTTFLPKIIENEFQQTAGLAAIMAGVISIPGGIIGHVVAGLIIKCFKLRTASILKFNIVCCLCVCALSPSLLLYCRNRDVAGITKPYGNDTTMEGLVATCNEDCVCQEEFYIPVCGLNNVNYFSACAAGCKEVVPNGTLTYYNNCSCINVEPVDGWQAYPGNCKTNDCNSLGPFLAVFCFCVMFTFMSSTPALVVTFRILPEKIRTFGLGVQWLFIRALGTIPGPIMFGNVIDLTCILWQKRLCDDSKGSCWIYNAKDLAINALIISIAVKITSSVLFGLACFFYKPTSETEPGDDVTKEEEMVDNITATVNEAFESDLSDTELEKCKTFSENGELYTVL, encoded by the exons ATGGGCAAAGTCGCAGAGAAAATCAACGGCAAGGCTTGTGCCGATGATGAAAATTTGGATTCGAAATCAAATTCAAATGAAAAAGAGAAATTGCCGAAATCAAATGAGATAAAGTCGTCCACCTCTTCGGACATCATCGAAGATGAAGAGGACGAGTTGGAAGGAGGAAGATTCGGATATGGGAGGTTTACTCCAGACTGGTTGCAGTGTTGCAATAATGCAAAAGGATTTCTTGTCGGTTATTCATTCTTCGTGATTGTGCAAG gtATGCTGGTCAATGGCTTCGTGAACGTAAGCATCACTACATTGGAAAAACGGTTTGGACTGCAAAGTTCTGAGACCGGTATCATCTCGGTTGGTTACGACATCGCGTTCTGCATTCTCACAATGTTTGTCACTTACTTCGGCAACCGAAGTCATCGGCCGCGTATTATTGCAATCGGTGCTTTTATTTTAGGGTTAGGGGCTTTAATGTTTTTCCTTCCACATTTTACGACGGGCTTGTATTCTTACGAAGACGGGTTTGAAA CTTTATGCACCGGTAAAGAAGGCAGTGACGGTTGTACTTCTAGTTCGTCCTACCTCAGCAACTATGTctatgtgtttatatttgctCAGATTATACACGGTATTGGTTGCACCCCGCTTTACACTCTTGGACTTGCTGTTATAGAAGACAGCGTCCCAAAGGAATCGGCCAGCCTTTATTTAG GAATTGGTAATGCAGCTTCAATCTTTGGGCCTGTGTTGGGGTATGGTGTTGGTGGAATTGTTTTGGGCATTTGGGTAGACTTCGATAAAGTTGCTTCAGATGA gATCACGTTAACTCCGGTTGATCCCCGTTGGGTTGGAGCTTGGTGGCTTGGTATTATGATATCTATGGCGTGTGCCTTTCTCCTTGTTATTCCGTTTGCCGGATTTCCAAGGCAATTCAAAG GAACCGCCAAGTACAGACGAATGAAAACAGCGGAAGTGGATAAAGACACAGGTGGAGAAGTGGCAAAGAATGAGAATTTCGGAAATTCCTATAAAGATTTTCCAAAAGCGCTTCTTATGTTGGCGAAAAACAAGACCTACGTTCTTGTGACGCTTGCGGATTGCTCTGAGGCGATACTACTCAGCGGGTTTACAACTTTTCTTCCGAAAATTATCGAGAATGAGTTTCAGCAAACTGCAGGGCTAGCTGCTATTATGGCAG GGGTCATCAGTATCCCAGGTGGAATAATTGGGCACGTGGTTGCTGGTCTGatcattaaatgttttaaactgagAACGGCAAGCATTTTGAAGTTTAACATCGTATGCTGCTTGTGCGTGTGTGCTTTGTCACCTTCTTTGCTTCTGTATTGCCGAAATCGCGACGTAGCAGGAATAACTAAACCATACGG CAACGATACCACGATGGAAGGCTTGGTAGCCACCTGCAACGAAGATTGTGTTTGCCAGGAAGAGTTCTACATACCAGTGTGCGGTCTGAACAATGTGAACTATTTCTCCGCTTGTGCCGCTGGGTGCAAGGAAGTCGTACCAAATGGGACTTTAACG TATTACAACAACTGTTCATGTATAAACGTCGAGCCTGTCGACGGGTGGCAGGCCTACCCTGGAAACTGTAAAACGAACGACTGCAATTCTCTCGGACCATTCCTTGCCGTGTTCTGCTTCTGCGTCATGTTCACTTTCATGTCTTCAACTCCGGCTCTAGTTGTCACTTTCAG AATTCTACCAGAAAAGATAAGAACTTTTGGGTTGGGTGTTCAGTGGCTTTTTATTCGAGCATTGGGAACCATCCCGGGACCAATAATGTTCGGTAATGTGATCGATCTTACTTGTATACTGTGGCAGAAACGACTTTGTGATGATAGCAAGGGATCTTGTTGGATATATAACGCAAAAGATTTGGCAATTAATGCGCTGATTATTT cGATTGCGGTCAAAATAACATCTTCTGTTCTCTTCGGCCTCGCGTGCTTCTTTTACAAACCGACTTCAGAAACAGAACCGGGAGATGACGTAACgaaagaagaagaaatggTCGACAATATAACAGCTACAGTTAACGAGGCTTTCGAAAGTGACTTAAGTGACACTGAAttagaaaaatgcaaaacattcTCGGAAAACGGCGAACTGTacacagttttgtaa
- the LOC100178210 gene encoding probable ATP-dependent RNA helicase DHX58 isoform X1: MGESVKYFMSHWGPFLKIFLAPRSILNNFPHMEDDVRKQITDEGNKIKQVELFIKYLEECEEPGILQAFLDALRNSQGTGQWIADVLDGKLDHQLGKCEEYMQDVPQIKKLFILIKKDLNVIDFEDFTSFFSHHLDTEEKEEIQSVFVKGNSAAGTAFFSIIVRKPPSWLKEFLEEIEGQHYIHKLHGSLAAALREYFFFYEERTSDNRDGETIESQTHAEPEPFESNNFDQRPKTSLLRCMDMLNITRGEHSGSIKQLKLRNYQLELAEQALQGNNSLIVAPTGTGKTLVAQHICTEHLRRNPNSKIVFLVPRVVLVEQQHDAFDSQMKYEQGMLCKISSENTTNAAPNFLIMGHKITFMTPQILFNYLEKDCDFINELGLLIYDECHHAMKGDPYNSIMKVYHDNLTKYNGAKPLPQVIGMTASPGVGGAKSVQAATQHIKRLLANLNVTTAPVEVIENKKELGKHTTETTCEIRRIDRKKTQFQENMVTLINKIWENLKIEFEKAENEVKDIDTNLKAKPGTQAFEAWCVQLRESSSTLRNDKLSQRLQEYAQHLREYNNSLMIDYDLTSTEACDYVTQFWCNACTTVVPELEQLHEDYAPKREYHTSPILRKLFEILTAEFVDFPESKCIIFVRTRCIAKALVTCLMEDFYDLKPKQLTGVGASAGDGGMTRVEQEDTISSFRDGSTKIIVATSVAEEGFDIPACNLVIAYNYSTNEIGHVQRQGRGRAKESKMFLLAYEGSALIHQEETNIAQLECSREALKQIRNTNSTILEQEIKEFQRLLKVERESERSAAQRQIEGAIASNKIWTFLCKKCKKVATTSDKFQHINHQHHVVVDAGFIERAEIVQYPAIKHKVFGEQTIIGIVKCKSCRSDWGAYMRHRQQPISVLKIVNFVLQHEEDRITVKQWKKSPFNVHKEFME, encoded by the exons ATGGGAGAAAGTGTTAAATACTTTATGTCCCATTGGggaccttttttaaaaatatttcttgcaCCTCGTTCAATACTAAACAACTTCCCTCATATGGAAGATGACG TTCGAAAACAAATCACTGACGAAGGAAATAAGATAAAACAAGTcgaattgtttataaaatatttggagGAATGTGAAGAACCTGGAATTTTGCAAGCATTTCTAGATGCATTGAGAAATAGTCAAG gCACAGGACAGTGGATAGCTGATGTGTTGGATGGTAAGCTGGACCATCAACTTGGAAAATGTGAGGAATACATGCAAGATGTTccacaaataaaaaagctttttattttgatCAAGAAGGATTTAAATGTGATAGACTTTGAGgattttacttcttttttcTCACACCATCTGGACACTGAAGAAAA AGAAGAAATCCAAAGTGTTTTTGTCAAGGGAAACTCAGCAGCAGGAACTGCATTCTTCTCTATTATAGTTCGGAAACCTCCTTCATGGTTAAAAGAATTTCTTGAAGAAATAGAGGGACAACATTACATTCACAAATTACATGGAAGTCTCGCAGCAGCCCTTAGAgagtattttttcttttatg AAGAACGGACATCTGACAATAGGGATGGGGAAACAATAGAATCTCAGACTCATGCTGAACCTGAACCTTTTGAATCAAATAACTTTGATCAG AGACCTAAAACTTCACTGTTGAGATGTATGGACATGTTGAACATAACACGCGGGGAGCATAGCG GTTCAATTAAACAACTGAAGCTAAGGAATTACCAATTGGAACTTGCTGAGCAGGCATTACAAGGAAACAACTCACTTATTGTTGCACCAACTG gAACTGGAAAAACTCTAGTAGCTCAACACATTTGCACGGAACATTTAAGACGAAACCCGAACAGCAAAATAGTTTTCCTGGTTCCAAGAGTTGTATTGGTTGAACAGCAGCATGATGCATTCGACAG TCAAATGAAGTATGAACAAGGTATGCTGTGCAAAATCAGTTCAGAAAATACCACCAATGCTGCACCTAACTTCTTGATCATGGGACACAAAATAACGTTCATGACACCACAGATTCTTTTTAATTATCTGGA GAAAGATTGTGACTTCATTAATGAGCTTGGTCTTCTCATATATGATGAATGTCATCATGCAATGAAAGGGGATCCTTACAACTCCATTATGAAAGTTTATCACGATAACTTGACAAAGTACAACGGTGCAAAACCTTTACCACAA GTAATTGGAATGACTGCTTCTCCTGGAGTCGGTGGTGCAAAATCTGTTCAAGCAGCAACACAGCATATAAAGAGACTATTGGCAAACTTAAATGTAACAACTGCACCAGTGGAGGTTATTGAGAACAAAAAGGAGTTGGGAAAACATACAACAGAAACTACATGTG aaataagGCGCATTGATcggaaaaaaacacaatttcagGAAAACATGGTTACActcataaataaaatatgggaaAACTTGAAAATAGAATTCGAAAAAGCTGAAAatg aagTAAAAGATATAGACACGAACCTGAAAGCAAAACCTGGAACACAAGCATTTGAGGCTTGGTGTGTCCAGTTAAGGGAATCAAGCAGTACATTAAGAAATGACAAATTAAGTCAACGACTTCAGGAATATGCTCAACACCTACGT GAATATAACAACTCATTGATGATTGATTATGATCTAACCAGCACAGAAGCTTGTGATTATGTAACTCAGTTTTGGTGTAATGCATGCACCACAGTTGTACCAGAATTAGAACAATTGCATGAAGATTATG CACCTAAGAGAGAATATCATACCAGCCCCATATTGagaaaattgtttgaaattcTCACCGCTGAGTTTGTCGACTTCCCAGAATCTAAGTGTATTATATTTGTACGCACCAGGTGTATTGCCAAGGCTTTGGTAACTTGTCTTATGGAAgatttttatgatttaaaacCAAAGCAACTGACTGGAGTGGGAGCTTCTGCTGGAGATGGAG GAATGACCAGGGTTGAACAAGAAGACACCATTTCATCTTTCAGAGATGGTTCGACCAAAATAATTGTTGCAACTTCAGTTGCAGAGGAAGGATTTGATATTCCAGCTTGTAACTTGGTGATTGCATACAACTACTCTACCAATGAAATTGGTCATGTACAAAGGCAAG GTAGAGGTCGTGCAAAAGAAAGTAAAATGTTCCTTCTCGCTTATGAAGGCAGTGCACTAATTCATCAGGAAGAAACTAACATAGCTCAACTAGAGTGTTCTCGTGAAGCACTAAAACAAATCAGAAATACCAATTCAACCATTCTTGAACAAGAA aTTAAGGAATTTCAAAGACTTTTAAAAGTTGAGAGAGAATCCGAAAGATCAGCAGCTCAACGTCAAATTGAGGGCGCAATCGCATCTAACAAGATATGGACATTCTTATgtaaaaagtgcaaaaaagtTGCCACCACTTCTGATAAATTTCAGCATATTAATCATCAG CACCATGTTGTGGTTGATGCGGGCTTCATAGAGAGAGCAGAGATAGTTCAATATCCAGCtataaaacataaagtttTTGGAGAACAAACAATTATTGGAATAGTGAAGTGTAAAAGCTGCAG GTCTGATTGGGGAGCATATATGAGACACAGACAACAGCCTATCTCTGTTCTTAAGATTGTCAACTTCGTGTTACAACATGAAGAAGATAGGATTACTGTTAAGCAATGGAAAAAATCTCCTTTCAATGTTCATAAAGAGTTCATGGAATGA
- the LOC100178210 gene encoding probable ATP-dependent RNA helicase DHX58 isoform X2, producing the protein MGESVKYFMSHWGPFLKIFLAPRSILNNFPHMEDDVRKQITDEGNKIKQVELFIKYLEECEEPGILQAFLDALRNSQGTGQWIADVLDGKLDHQLGKCEEYMQDVPQIKKLFILIKKDLNVIDFEDFTSFFSHHLDTEEKEEIQSVFVKGNSAAGTAFFSIIVRKPPSWLKEFLEEIEGQHYIHKLHGSLAAALREYFFFYEERTSDNRDGETIESQTHAEPEPFESNNFDQRPKTSLLRCMDMLNITRGEHSGSIKQLKLRNYQLELAEQALQGNNSLIVAPTGTGKTLVAQHICTEHLRRNPNSKIVFLVPRVVLVEQQHDAFDSQMKYEQGMLCKISSENTTNAAPNFLIMGHKITFMTPQILFNYLEKDCDFINELGLLIYDECHHAMKGDPYNSIMKVYHDNLTKYNGAKPLPQVIGMTASPGVGGAKSVQAATQHIKRLLANLNVTTAPVEVIENKKELGKHTTETTCEIRRIDRKKTQFQENMVTLINKIWENLKIEFEKAENEVKDIDTNLKAKPGTQAFEAWCVQLRESSSTLRNDKLSQRLQEYAQHLREYNNSLMIDYDLTSTEACDYVTQFWCNACTTVVPELEQLHEDYAPKREYHTSPILRKLFEILTAEFVDFPESKCIIFVRTRCIAKALVTCLMEDFYDLKPKQLTGVGASAGDGGMTRVEQEDTISSFRDGSTKIIVATSVAEEGFDIPACNLVIAYNYSTNEIGHVQRQGRGRAKESKMFLLAYEGSALIHQEETNIAQLECSREALKQIRNTNSTILEQEIKEFQRLLKVERESERSAAQRQIEGAIASNKIWTFLCKKCKKVATTSDKFQHINHQV; encoded by the exons ATGGGAGAAAGTGTTAAATACTTTATGTCCCATTGGggaccttttttaaaaatatttcttgcaCCTCGTTCAATACTAAACAACTTCCCTCATATGGAAGATGACG TTCGAAAACAAATCACTGACGAAGGAAATAAGATAAAACAAGTcgaattgtttataaaatatttggagGAATGTGAAGAACCTGGAATTTTGCAAGCATTTCTAGATGCATTGAGAAATAGTCAAG gCACAGGACAGTGGATAGCTGATGTGTTGGATGGTAAGCTGGACCATCAACTTGGAAAATGTGAGGAATACATGCAAGATGTTccacaaataaaaaagctttttattttgatCAAGAAGGATTTAAATGTGATAGACTTTGAGgattttacttcttttttcTCACACCATCTGGACACTGAAGAAAA AGAAGAAATCCAAAGTGTTTTTGTCAAGGGAAACTCAGCAGCAGGAACTGCATTCTTCTCTATTATAGTTCGGAAACCTCCTTCATGGTTAAAAGAATTTCTTGAAGAAATAGAGGGACAACATTACATTCACAAATTACATGGAAGTCTCGCAGCAGCCCTTAGAgagtattttttcttttatg AAGAACGGACATCTGACAATAGGGATGGGGAAACAATAGAATCTCAGACTCATGCTGAACCTGAACCTTTTGAATCAAATAACTTTGATCAG AGACCTAAAACTTCACTGTTGAGATGTATGGACATGTTGAACATAACACGCGGGGAGCATAGCG GTTCAATTAAACAACTGAAGCTAAGGAATTACCAATTGGAACTTGCTGAGCAGGCATTACAAGGAAACAACTCACTTATTGTTGCACCAACTG gAACTGGAAAAACTCTAGTAGCTCAACACATTTGCACGGAACATTTAAGACGAAACCCGAACAGCAAAATAGTTTTCCTGGTTCCAAGAGTTGTATTGGTTGAACAGCAGCATGATGCATTCGACAG TCAAATGAAGTATGAACAAGGTATGCTGTGCAAAATCAGTTCAGAAAATACCACCAATGCTGCACCTAACTTCTTGATCATGGGACACAAAATAACGTTCATGACACCACAGATTCTTTTTAATTATCTGGA GAAAGATTGTGACTTCATTAATGAGCTTGGTCTTCTCATATATGATGAATGTCATCATGCAATGAAAGGGGATCCTTACAACTCCATTATGAAAGTTTATCACGATAACTTGACAAAGTACAACGGTGCAAAACCTTTACCACAA GTAATTGGAATGACTGCTTCTCCTGGAGTCGGTGGTGCAAAATCTGTTCAAGCAGCAACACAGCATATAAAGAGACTATTGGCAAACTTAAATGTAACAACTGCACCAGTGGAGGTTATTGAGAACAAAAAGGAGTTGGGAAAACATACAACAGAAACTACATGTG aaataagGCGCATTGATcggaaaaaaacacaatttcagGAAAACATGGTTACActcataaataaaatatgggaaAACTTGAAAATAGAATTCGAAAAAGCTGAAAatg aagTAAAAGATATAGACACGAACCTGAAAGCAAAACCTGGAACACAAGCATTTGAGGCTTGGTGTGTCCAGTTAAGGGAATCAAGCAGTACATTAAGAAATGACAAATTAAGTCAACGACTTCAGGAATATGCTCAACACCTACGT GAATATAACAACTCATTGATGATTGATTATGATCTAACCAGCACAGAAGCTTGTGATTATGTAACTCAGTTTTGGTGTAATGCATGCACCACAGTTGTACCAGAATTAGAACAATTGCATGAAGATTATG CACCTAAGAGAGAATATCATACCAGCCCCATATTGagaaaattgtttgaaattcTCACCGCTGAGTTTGTCGACTTCCCAGAATCTAAGTGTATTATATTTGTACGCACCAGGTGTATTGCCAAGGCTTTGGTAACTTGTCTTATGGAAgatttttatgatttaaaacCAAAGCAACTGACTGGAGTGGGAGCTTCTGCTGGAGATGGAG GAATGACCAGGGTTGAACAAGAAGACACCATTTCATCTTTCAGAGATGGTTCGACCAAAATAATTGTTGCAACTTCAGTTGCAGAGGAAGGATTTGATATTCCAGCTTGTAACTTGGTGATTGCATACAACTACTCTACCAATGAAATTGGTCATGTACAAAGGCAAG GTAGAGGTCGTGCAAAAGAAAGTAAAATGTTCCTTCTCGCTTATGAAGGCAGTGCACTAATTCATCAGGAAGAAACTAACATAGCTCAACTAGAGTGTTCTCGTGAAGCACTAAAACAAATCAGAAATACCAATTCAACCATTCTTGAACAAGAA aTTAAGGAATTTCAAAGACTTTTAAAAGTTGAGAGAGAATCCGAAAGATCAGCAGCTCAACGTCAAATTGAGGGCGCAATCGCATCTAACAAGATATGGACATTCTTATgtaaaaagtgcaaaaaagtTGCCACCACTTCTGATAAATTTCAGCATATTAATCATCAG GTCTGA
- the LOC100180631 gene encoding uncharacterized protein LOC100180631 yields MSLSLERLMCVLSIASSGLCTYLFFAFATAGRLKLPGSDVYTRSPLYVANKYNVDNDPSQSMVSIAWPITLLSNLLASICLYKICKTRNIFPPVFYFTWSAGSILSGVWTFTFDRELHLISAVLVGMICVFAPIQLYTGVKTYHKKQQDMSDKLKWGLERVVFDSLGIMMTWTFTAMTSTLTYAIAYQYSYHLEKPVLRAWPGRDVAVVAGTLLYTGAQLLWIAYDMIIYPKYTSCLRSVYPMTSFCSLGLFFSNYDSGNGMNYHNLAYLVLGLNATFFFILRDKLKGKVQNSAIYYENKKMD; encoded by the exons ATGTCGCTCAGTTTGGAAAGGCTTATGTGTGTTCTGTCTATAGCATCTTCTGGTTTAtgcacttatttattctttgcGTTTGCAACTGCAGGAAGACTGAAACTCCCGGGATCCG ATGTGTATACTCGTTCACCGTTATATGTTGCCAACAAGTACAACGTTGATAATGACCCCTCCCAAAGCATG gtttCAATTGCTTGGCCGATCACCCTGCTCTCAAATTTGCTTGCATCTATATGCTTGTATAAAATCTGTAAGACCCGCAACATTTTTCCACCG GTGTTTTACTTCACCTGGTCTGCCGGTTCGATCCTATCTGGTGTGTGGACATTCACATTTGATCGTGAACTTCATCTTATATCAGCTGTATTGGTTGGTATGATTTGCGTTTTTGCCCCAATACAGCTTTACACTGGGGTTAAAACGTATCACAAGAAACAGCAGGATATGTCGG ATAAACTAAAATGGGGTCTTGAGCGAGTGGTGTTTGATAGCCTTGGTATAATGATGACGTGGACTTTCACAGCTATGACATCAACTTTAACTTACGCCATTGCCTACCAATACTCATATCACTTGGAAAAACCTGTTTTGAGAG CTTGGCCCGGACGTGACGTAGCAGTGGTAGCAGGCACACTACTTTATACAGGCGCCCAGTTATTGTGGATTGCCTACGATATGATTATATACCCAAAATATACAAGTTGCTTACGTAGTGTTTACCCAATGACAAGCTTCTGCAGCCTCGGGTTGTTCTTTTCAAACTATGACAGCGGAAATG GAATGAATTATCACAACCTAGCCTACTTAGTTCTCGGATTGAATGCGACATTCTTTTTCATCCTTCGGGACAAATTGAAGGGAAAAGTTCAAAACTCCGCAATctattatgaaaataaaaagatggACTAA
- the LOC100178257 gene encoding uncharacterized protein LOC100178257 yields MEKSLCKIAFVGTAVSFTLYLLFGANKFVRSFIDLHGSDPATVSAKYHVPFAPSKPLIAIAWPLDFISTMIAELYLISIVHQKQIFPKVFYLSWIVGAVTSSIWTFAFAKELHVISFASIILKLLLLGMQLTVGMIVMKKSEVITERQRWFLERIVMDSLGILTTWTITAFSAIVTHVLAWEYSAHLEVPVFRDWISFEVACIAGIGTLVTSFAIWTICDLVLFPSYTSCIRTVYPMYVFGGIGIFLSNYDAEKGLNGYNVICLILGLVASVIFIYRNKIKGDANKQKDF; encoded by the exons ATGGAAAAGTCGCTTTGCAAGATTGCGTTTGTGGGTACAGCAGTTTCCTTTACTCTTTATCTGCTGTTTGGAGCAAATAAGTTTGTGCGTTCGTTTATTG ATTTGCATGGCTCCGATCCAGCTACAGTTTCTGCCAAGTACCACGTACCGTTTGCTCCCTCTAAACCATTG ATTGCTATTGCTTGGCCACTTGATTTTATTTCAACCATGATAGCggaactttatttaatttccatTGTACACCAGAAACAAATATTCCCAAAG GTCTTTTACCTAAGTTGGATAGTTGGCGCCGTTACTTCTTCAATTTGGACGTTTGCGTTTGCTAAAGAATTACATGTCATCTCGTTCGCTTCGATCATATTAAAACTCCTTCTTCTTGGTATGCAACTGACAGTGGGAATGATAGTGATGAAGAAGTCCGAGGTTATTACAG AAAGGCAACGTTGGTTTCTTGAACGTATTGTAATGGATAGTCTGGGAATTTTAACAACATGGACTATCACTGCTTTTTCTGCTATAGTAACACACGTGTTGGCATGGGAGTATTCGGCACATTTGGAAGTGCCCGTTTTCCGTG ATTGGATTAGCTTTGAGGTTGCTTGCATTGCTGGCATAGGAACCCTTGTTACATCATTTGCAATCTGGACGATATGTGACCTTGTTTTATTTccttcatacacatcgtgcatTCGGACAGTTTACCCGATGTATGTATTTGGTGGGATAGGAATTTTCCTCTCAAACTACGACGCGGAAAAAG GTTTAAACGGTTACAACGTCATTTGTTTAATCCTGGGGCTCGTAGCTTctgtgatttttatttatcggAATAAAATCAAAGGAGATGCCAACAAACAAAAGGATTTTTAA